Proteins from one Dioscorea cayenensis subsp. rotundata cultivar TDr96_F1 unplaced genomic scaffold, TDr96_F1_v2_PseudoChromosome.rev07_lg8_w22 25.fasta BLBR01000075.1, whole genome shotgun sequence genomic window:
- the LOC120253387 gene encoding transcription factor bHLH139-like has product MEFFSYDQSDLVSQFILDDHHSMFWFDHETEINADLSSCFVSEDNSSSYDDNYFKSFFSAEDHQQVFQDVHNQQLQERTFTDDFGVSGSKRKFHISDNEVAIHAEIPEKKPRATTKKRNLSMKLQRSAIIEDVKESSLTVNGQSSSSYSSEDDSNVSQEINGGNFSKKCSDATIDNLNGKTRANRGSATDPQSLYARKRRERINERLRILQNLVPNGTKVDISTMLEEAVQYVKFLQLQIKLLSSDEMWMYAPIAYNGMDIGLDLNNSQLKR; this is encoded by the exons ATGGAGTTCTTTTCATATGATCAGTCTGATCTAGTGTCACAATTCATACTTGATGATCATCACTCAATGTTTTGGTTTGATCATGAAACTGAAATCAATGCTGATCTTAGTTCATGCTTTGTGTCTGAAGATAATTCAAGTAGTTATGATGATAACTACTTCAAGAGTTTTTTCTCAGCTGAAGACCACCAACAAGTGTTTCAAGATGTTCATAACCAACAGCTTCAAGAGAGGACATTTACCGATGATTTCGGTGTCTCTGGTTCGAAGAGAAAGTTTCATATTTCTGATAATGAAGTTGCCATTCATGCCGAAATTCCTGAGAAGAAACCTCGGGCCACAACAAAG AAGAGAAATTTATCGATGAAACTTCAAAGGAGTGCAATAATCGAAGATGTTAAAGAGAGTAGTTTAACAGTGAATGGTCAGAGTTCAAGTAGTTACAGTTCAGAAGATGATTCAAATGTTTCACAAGAGATTAATGGAGGAAATTTTAGCAAAAAATGTTCAGATGCTACAATTGATAACTTGAATGGCAAAACAAGAGCAAATAGAGGATCAGCCACTGACCCTCAAAGCCTCTATGCAAGA aaaagaagagagagaatcAATGAGAGGCTGAGAATATTACAAAACTTGGTTCCAAATGGTACCAAA GTAGATATCAGCACAATGCTTGAAGAGGCAGTGCAGTATGTCAAGTTCTTGCAGCTCCAAAttaag CTTTTGAGCTCTGATGAGATGTGGATGTATGCTCCAATAGCTTACAATGGGATGGACATTGGACTTGATCTCAATAACTCTCAATTAAAGAGATGA